Proteins encoded by one window of Archaeoglobus veneficus SNP6:
- a CDS encoding rubredoxin — protein MKYQCTVCGYVYDEDEGDPESGIPPTKWEDLPENWTCPVCGADKSEFELLG, from the coding sequence ATGAAGTACCAGTGCACAGTTTGCGGATACGTGTACGACGAGGATGAGGGAGATCCAGAGAGTGGAATCCCACCCACTAAATGGGAAGATCTGCCTGAAAACTGGACATGCCCGGTGTGCGGGGCCGATAAGAGCGAGTTTGAACTTCTTGGGTGA
- the iorB gene encoding indolepyruvate ferredoxin oxidoreductase subunit beta — translation MRLDVLLVGVGGQGILTSAAILARAAMNSGINVLTAETHGMAQRGGSVEVHVRFGDVKSPLIPYGSADVMVALEPVEALRYTHYCSEKTVAIVNTKPIIPLSVSRGDAEYPSLDTISEKLSYLKSVHFINATELAEEAGSPQATNVVVLGALSKITSLNYDAVEKALIETLPPKLHEVNLKALKAGYDALKA, via the coding sequence ATGAGGCTTGATGTGCTCCTTGTTGGCGTTGGAGGGCAGGGCATTCTCACGTCAGCAGCAATTCTCGCAAGAGCAGCTATGAACTCAGGTATTAACGTCCTGACTGCCGAAACTCACGGAATGGCACAGAGGGGGGGAAGCGTTGAAGTTCACGTAAGGTTCGGGGACGTTAAATCCCCTCTGATACCGTACGGCAGCGCAGACGTGATGGTTGCTCTCGAACCGGTGGAAGCGCTCAGATACACGCACTACTGCAGCGAAAAGACAGTTGCAATAGTCAACACGAAGCCAATAATCCCTCTCTCGGTTAGCAGGGGTGATGCAGAATACCCATCCCTCGATACAATTTCCGAAAAACTCTCCTACCTTAAAAGTGTCCACTTCATCAACGCCACAGAACTTGCGGAAGAGGCAGGAAGTCCTCAGGCAACCAACGTTGTCGTGCTCGGAGCTCTGAGTAAGATAACCTCGCTGAACTATGATGCTGTTGAAAAAGCCCTGATTGAGACTCTTCCGCCAAAACTCCACGAGGTAAACCTGAAAGCCTTGAAAGCCGGCTATGATGCCTTGAAGGCGTAA
- a CDS encoding M20 family metallo-hydrolase, translating to MSENGIDEMRVSEILERVESYRDLMVKTLCDLIRIKAISPDSGGEGEFDKAEYLMNLLDCFEVERFDAPDSRAKGGIRPNIVARLEGRRKRTIWIVTHIDVVPEGDVRLWHTPPFEPVVKDGRIYGRGSEDNGQPLVSSLFAAKAIADSGIKPEYTLCLAFVSDEETGSRYGIQHLLEQDLFGRNDMFVVPDAGSSDGSMIEIAEKSILWLKFVVHGRQAHASMPHIAVNASREAMRFIIDLDEELHRRFDGRNDLFQPPHSTFEPTKREANVDNVNTIPGLDVSYMDCRILPEYDINDVLAVVEDVRRKHEERGNGKIEVEVVQKESSPPTPEDSEVVKLLSKAIELARGVKPAVFGIGGNTCAAFFRKAGYPTAVWSTVDGVAHQPNEYAVIENMVADAKVFALMPFLKV from the coding sequence ATGAGTGAGAACGGAATTGATGAAATGCGCGTGTCTGAAATACTCGAGAGAGTTGAATCCTACCGGGATTTGATGGTGAAAACCCTTTGCGACCTCATTAGAATTAAAGCCATAAGTCCGGACAGCGGGGGGGAAGGAGAGTTCGATAAGGCAGAGTACCTGATGAATTTGCTCGACTGCTTTGAGGTGGAGAGGTTTGACGCCCCGGACAGCAGGGCGAAGGGTGGCATCAGGCCAAACATCGTCGCAAGGCTCGAGGGAAGGAGAAAGAGGACGATATGGATTGTCACACACATTGACGTCGTGCCGGAAGGTGATGTAAGGCTGTGGCACACACCCCCCTTCGAGCCCGTAGTGAAGGACGGAAGGATTTACGGCAGGGGGAGCGAGGACAACGGCCAGCCTCTTGTTTCATCCTTATTTGCCGCTAAGGCAATTGCAGACTCTGGAATAAAGCCAGAATACACTCTCTGCCTCGCCTTCGTGAGCGACGAAGAAACCGGTAGCAGATACGGAATACAGCATCTCCTCGAACAGGACTTATTTGGCAGGAACGACATGTTTGTCGTGCCGGACGCGGGAAGCAGCGATGGAAGCATGATAGAGATTGCAGAGAAGAGTATTCTCTGGCTGAAGTTCGTGGTTCACGGCAGGCAGGCACACGCGAGCATGCCCCACATAGCTGTTAATGCGTCCAGAGAAGCCATGAGGTTTATCATAGACCTTGATGAAGAGCTTCACAGGAGGTTTGATGGGAGAAACGACCTGTTTCAGCCCCCTCATTCGACCTTTGAACCAACGAAGAGGGAGGCGAACGTTGACAACGTAAATACGATTCCTGGCCTCGATGTGAGCTACATGGACTGTCGAATTCTTCCGGAGTACGATATTAACGACGTTCTTGCTGTCGTTGAAGATGTGAGGAGGAAGCATGAAGAACGCGGAAACGGGAAGATTGAGGTGGAGGTAGTCCAGAAGGAGTCGTCTCCGCCAACGCCAGAAGACAGCGAGGTTGTAAAGTTGCTTTCAAAGGCCATTGAGCTTGCGAGAGGTGTGAAGCCGGCGGTTTTCGGAATAGGAGGTAACACCTGTGCGGCCTTTTTTAGAAAGGCTGGTTATCCAACAGCCGTGTGGAGCACCGTTGACGGCGTTGCTCACCAGCCCAACGAATACGCGGTTATAGAAAATATGGTTGCCGACGCGAAGGTGTTTGCATTGATGCCCTTTCTGAAGGTTTGA
- a CDS encoding DUF58 domain-containing protein, whose product MRKSSANLIRTSLLLLALGILLTSKTLLSLSIIPLIFLAIPFGVRLRVLSAECDEQTFVGDTFAVTISVEARGFGVVRVRHTLPEHFELFEGSNVLEDFVVGRKVMRISYRATATRRGVYRLDKLEYEVESPLLTFVKRGEVEIDVGVEVKHRVPKIKKIGTIRGKAKSPIPDIDIARIGVPGTDFREIREYMPGDALKFVNWKASARRGKLMVNQYEVEGKKAVWIFVDANPYMLHGTTVRNYLEAAIEVANAMAYYYASRSHKVGLYVVGERRTIYPDVGGRQFRRISRALLEIEGGVEAIDEAIEACKKFILLYKPLVILITRVERSRPEKLLRLYRIVPVQVITLKGLETGFSGTVLSAVRRSYVYRLRACGSCVELDVNRPVSSLFIV is encoded by the coding sequence ATGAGAAAATCTTCGGCCAACCTCATCAGGACATCGCTTCTCCTCCTCGCTCTGGGAATCCTGCTCACTTCGAAGACTCTTCTGTCTCTCTCCATAATTCCTCTCATCTTCCTTGCAATCCCCTTTGGTGTGCGGTTGAGGGTTTTAAGTGCTGAATGCGACGAGCAGACATTTGTAGGAGACACCTTCGCCGTGACAATCAGTGTAGAGGCGAGAGGCTTCGGTGTCGTGAGGGTTAGACACACTCTTCCTGAGCACTTCGAGCTATTTGAAGGCTCAAACGTTCTGGAGGACTTTGTCGTGGGAAGGAAAGTAATGAGGATTTCGTACAGGGCTACTGCAACGAGAAGGGGAGTTTACAGACTCGACAAACTTGAATACGAGGTGGAAAGCCCCCTTCTAACGTTCGTAAAGCGGGGGGAAGTAGAAATCGACGTCGGCGTGGAGGTTAAACACAGAGTGCCGAAAATAAAGAAGATAGGGACAATAAGAGGGAAGGCGAAGTCTCCAATACCAGACATCGACATCGCACGGATAGGCGTTCCGGGAACGGATTTCAGGGAGATAAGGGAGTACATGCCGGGCGATGCGCTCAAGTTCGTGAACTGGAAGGCGAGTGCGAGAAGGGGAAAGCTGATGGTCAACCAGTACGAAGTTGAGGGGAAGAAGGCAGTGTGGATTTTCGTCGACGCAAATCCATACATGCTTCACGGAACTACAGTCAGAAACTACCTTGAAGCAGCAATAGAGGTTGCAAACGCCATGGCTTACTACTACGCGTCGAGGAGTCACAAGGTTGGACTGTACGTTGTGGGCGAGCGGAGAACAATCTACCCGGATGTTGGAGGCAGGCAGTTCAGGAGGATAAGCCGGGCCCTCCTAGAAATCGAAGGAGGTGTTGAGGCAATCGATGAAGCCATAGAAGCATGCAAGAAGTTCATTTTGCTGTACAAACCCCTCGTTATTCTCATAACGCGAGTAGAGAGGTCGAGACCAGAGAAGCTCCTCAGACTTTACAGGATTGTGCCGGTGCAGGTAATTACCCTCAAAGGCCTTGAAACGGGCTTCTCCGGTACGGTGCTAAGTGCTGTCAGGAGAAGTTACGTTTACAGGCTGAGAGCCTGCGGAAGCTGTGTGGAGCTCGACGTAAACAGGCCTGTCAGCAGCTTATTTATAGTTTGA
- a CDS encoding VWA domain-containing protein, translating to MMEKPECRICDEEEKFDPKLAAELLYALFNPFHVERGNVNPGEFIKKYLSDELREQYEMFTHLFNDLMKSFGYINPAWASKLEEYREARKKAWQEIREKLISGEIGRSEISASDLVDYFYEEVIEELTKEGYIDGVVSKTHRKSIVFNAQAERIMGEKVLRLALQRLGKKDYGEHESEKKGISIFADSELESYDEYMHTFDMLDIQETLVNAAIRARDGEISIDEKDMVVRQTKHAERCVYVMLIDVSDSMRGRKIIGAIEAALALKRAIKSKSHDELHVIAFNHRVRRIAEGEILNLNARGRTDIGLALKRAREILRERRGSGVVFLITDGEPTASYSPYMTPWACAMKEAENLRQVDARLTIVMFGKEHRFLSLCNRMARAVKKSNVLFFPNPLDLKTFLVRSYLR from the coding sequence ATGATGGAAAAACCCGAGTGCCGGATTTGTGATGAGGAGGAGAAGTTCGATCCAAAGCTTGCCGCCGAACTTCTTTACGCTCTGTTCAACCCGTTTCACGTCGAGCGGGGCAATGTAAACCCAGGAGAATTCATAAAAAAGTACCTCAGCGATGAGCTTAGGGAGCAGTACGAGATGTTCACCCATCTCTTCAACGACCTGATGAAGAGCTTTGGCTACATAAATCCCGCCTGGGCAAGCAAGCTCGAGGAGTACAGAGAGGCAAGAAAAAAGGCCTGGCAGGAAATAAGGGAAAAGCTCATCAGCGGAGAAATAGGCAGGAGTGAAATCAGCGCCAGCGACCTCGTTGACTACTTCTACGAGGAGGTGATTGAGGAACTCACCAAAGAAGGTTACATCGACGGCGTCGTGAGCAAGACACATAGAAAGAGTATAGTATTCAACGCGCAGGCAGAAAGGATTATGGGTGAAAAAGTTCTTCGCCTCGCCCTCCAGAGGCTCGGTAAGAAGGACTACGGTGAGCACGAATCCGAGAAAAAGGGGATTTCAATTTTTGCCGATAGCGAGCTGGAAAGTTACGACGAATACATGCACACCTTCGACATGCTCGACATTCAGGAGACGCTCGTGAATGCTGCAATTCGAGCAAGGGATGGAGAGATCAGTATCGACGAGAAAGACATGGTCGTCAGGCAGACGAAACACGCAGAAAGATGTGTTTACGTTATGCTGATTGATGTGAGCGACTCCATGAGGGGCAGAAAGATAATTGGAGCTATTGAAGCTGCTCTCGCGCTAAAGAGAGCAATTAAGTCCAAATCTCACGACGAGCTCCACGTTATTGCGTTCAACCACAGAGTCAGGAGGATTGCCGAAGGGGAGATTCTCAACCTCAACGCAAGAGGTAGAACAGACATAGGACTCGCGTTAAAGAGGGCAAGGGAGATACTGAGGGAGCGAAGGGGGAGTGGAGTCGTTTTTCTGATAACCGACGGTGAGCCGACGGCGAGCTACAGCCCCTACATGACTCCATGGGCGTGTGCCATGAAGGAAGCCGAAAATCTGAGACAGGTAGATGCGAGGCTGACTATAGTGATGTTCGGCAAGGAGCATCGCTTTCTCAGCCTGTGCAACAGAATGGCGAGAGCAGTTAAGAAATCAAACGTGCTGTTTTTCCCCAATCCTCTCGACCTCAAAACGTTCCTTGTGAGGAGTTATTTGAGATAA
- a CDS encoding AAA family ATPase: MEMNMTEFGRICDRIVKSVCSVYVGKEELVQKMLAACLSNGNVLFEDYPGLGKTLLAKVFARTIGADYNRIQFTPDLLPADITGTKVFREGRFELVKGPIFTNVLLADEINRSPPKTQAALLEAMEERQVTIEGETHVLSLPFFVIATQNPIEQEGTYPLPEAQLDRFMLRLSPGYPETVEEEVEILRRRIEWRKDDPTDDVRAVVSLSEFRAMQEFVESVHVSDSVMRYIANLVRATRKHEAVEVGSSPRGALALLKASRALAAMDGRDYVIPDDVKAIAIEALSHRIILKIERAVEGFEAEEVVRDVLKEVEVPKGSEE, from the coding sequence ATGGAGATGAATATGACGGAATTCGGGAGGATATGCGACAGGATCGTCAAATCAGTGTGCAGCGTGTACGTTGGAAAGGAAGAACTCGTTCAGAAGATGCTCGCAGCCTGTCTGAGCAACGGGAATGTTTTGTTTGAAGATTATCCGGGACTCGGTAAAACGCTGCTCGCAAAGGTGTTCGCGAGAACCATAGGGGCGGACTACAACAGAATTCAGTTCACTCCGGATTTGCTGCCAGCGGACATAACCGGGACGAAGGTCTTCAGGGAAGGGAGGTTTGAACTCGTAAAGGGGCCGATATTCACCAATGTCCTGCTTGCGGACGAAATAAACCGTAGCCCCCCGAAAACGCAGGCTGCGTTGCTGGAGGCGATGGAAGAGAGGCAGGTAACGATAGAAGGGGAAACTCACGTCCTCAGCCTTCCGTTCTTCGTAATCGCAACGCAGAATCCCATAGAGCAGGAGGGAACGTATCCTTTACCCGAAGCGCAGCTTGACAGGTTCATGCTCAGACTCAGCCCGGGCTATCCGGAGACTGTGGAGGAGGAAGTGGAAATCCTGAGGAGGAGAATCGAGTGGAGGAAAGATGACCCGACCGACGATGTTAGGGCTGTTGTAAGCCTTTCTGAATTCAGAGCAATGCAGGAGTTCGTTGAAAGCGTTCATGTAAGCGATAGTGTTATGCGCTACATAGCGAACCTCGTGAGGGCGACGAGGAAGCATGAGGCCGTGGAAGTTGGCTCCAGTCCGAGGGGTGCACTTGCTTTACTCAAAGCATCGAGAGCTCTCGCTGCAATGGATGGCAGAGATTACGTAATCCCCGACGACGTAAAGGCTATTGCGATTGAGGCACTGTCACATAGGATAATTCTGAAGATAGAGAGGGCTGTCGAGGGCTTCGAAGCAGAGGAGGTCGTTCGAGACGTTCTGAAGGAGGTTGAGGTGCCGAAGGGGTCCGAAGAATGA
- a CDS encoding AAA family ATPase, whose protein sequence is MEEYILEYIFEDVVIKPSNAPKFLLDGEEVDIWGDELEKYHSRSIIDYVRENLLSYERRGEDPFAEIVGKEVEKEMVKNALMSGSNILFKGRKGYGKTTFSKAMAKLLPEKLLAVKGCKIHDDPTHPTCFSCKKKLLEEDVVELTWVPRKWIRISGDPMMTTRQLIGGISIQKVKEGYDLDHPEVFTPGRVLKAHRGMAYFDELGAIPSALQTLLHELLEERQITTPEGDIVPMKIDTLFVASTNPANYKGVADIKEPLMDRVEEIPIGPPETLKEEIEIGLRNMSLKEGAILPLWHLKILARTVRYARSNELRVSGQIELEPSCRATIKLFDHLRASATRKGHTAAMLMDYGERYEVVKLGMRSRIELEYDDGNEKDAVIEKLVEEAINRTCSEIYALIPRDSFSGLMEELSSVDEIDVEKVNPKEFEYAWKAILLMARRPEEVNSAFEILLESVSRCTGLIEKVSAGRYAYVGA, encoded by the coding sequence ATGGAAGAATACATACTGGAATACATATTCGAAGACGTGGTAATAAAGCCGTCAAACGCCCCTAAGTTCCTTCTCGACGGAGAGGAAGTAGACATATGGGGCGACGAGCTGGAGAAGTACCATTCAAGAAGCATAATTGACTACGTTAGGGAGAACCTCCTGTCGTACGAGCGCAGAGGAGAAGATCCCTTCGCCGAAATCGTCGGCAAAGAAGTTGAAAAGGAAATGGTGAAGAACGCCCTGATGAGCGGCTCAAACATCCTGTTTAAGGGGAGAAAGGGTTACGGCAAAACGACTTTTTCCAAGGCCATGGCAAAGCTCCTGCCGGAGAAGCTACTCGCCGTTAAAGGCTGCAAGATTCACGATGACCCCACTCACCCAACCTGTTTTTCATGCAAGAAGAAGCTCCTCGAAGAAGACGTTGTCGAACTCACATGGGTGCCGAGAAAATGGATTCGCATCTCCGGCGACCCCATGATGACGACAAGACAGCTCATAGGTGGAATAAGCATTCAGAAGGTGAAAGAAGGGTACGATCTCGATCACCCCGAAGTATTCACACCCGGCAGGGTTCTGAAAGCTCACAGGGGCATGGCCTATTTCGACGAGCTTGGAGCTATCCCATCAGCGCTGCAAACGCTGCTGCACGAGCTGCTTGAAGAGAGGCAGATAACGACTCCAGAGGGAGATATAGTCCCCATGAAAATAGATACGCTTTTTGTCGCTTCAACGAACCCGGCAAACTACAAGGGCGTTGCAGACATAAAGGAGCCACTAATGGACAGAGTTGAGGAAATTCCAATTGGCCCGCCGGAAACGCTGAAAGAAGAAATAGAGATAGGCCTGAGAAACATGAGTCTGAAGGAGGGCGCCATTCTACCACTCTGGCACCTGAAAATCCTCGCAAGAACCGTGAGATATGCAAGGAGTAATGAGTTAAGGGTCTCCGGCCAAATTGAACTCGAGCCCTCGTGCAGGGCGACGATAAAGCTCTTTGATCATCTGAGAGCTTCAGCAACGAGAAAGGGACACACAGCAGCGATGTTGATGGACTACGGAGAGCGGTACGAGGTCGTGAAGCTCGGAATGAGGAGCAGAATTGAGCTGGAGTACGACGACGGCAATGAGAAGGATGCAGTGATAGAGAAGCTTGTGGAAGAGGCGATAAACAGGACATGCTCTGAAATCTACGCTTTAATCCCGCGGGATAGCTTTAGCGGGCTCATGGAAGAACTCTCGTCTGTGGATGAGATAGACGTCGAGAAGGTAAATCCAAAGGAGTTTGAGTATGCCTGGAAGGCAATACTGCTGATGGCGAGAAGGCCAGAAGAAGTTAACTCAGCCTTCGAGATACTCCTCGAATCTGTAAGCCGGTGCACAGGCCTGATAGAGAAAGTCTCAGCAGGCAGGTATGCGTACGTGGGAGCGTAA
- a CDS encoding mechanosensitive ion channel family protein produces the protein MEVLNYIVYGDVTVADILVFTAVVVLAVIFARIVRLNLKKTLSDKMPRNELDILLKVVYYGIITTAVIAVLPHLGVNLSGLLVAGGIVGLVIGFASQSVVSNLVSGLFVMIERPIKIGDQVNIDGVSGFVEDIHVISTVVRTYDGVYVRIPNEKVFTSNITNYVANVARRFEYVVGIRYADDAEKAIEIIRRVIDEHPFALRNPPPQVFVNELAESSVNIVVRVWAPSAVWFDVKTELLWRIKTALEAEGIEIPFPQRVIWFANAGGGVDVESGKDVPAREDG, from the coding sequence GCAGTTGTAGTCCTGGCAGTTATATTCGCAAGGATCGTGAGACTGAACCTTAAAAAGACTCTCAGCGACAAAATGCCGAGAAACGAACTCGATATTCTGTTGAAAGTGGTTTACTACGGCATCATAACCACCGCGGTCATAGCCGTCCTACCACACCTCGGCGTAAATCTATCGGGTCTGCTCGTTGCTGGAGGAATCGTCGGTCTCGTCATAGGTTTTGCCAGCCAGAGTGTTGTATCTAACCTCGTCTCTGGACTCTTCGTCATGATCGAGAGACCGATAAAGATTGGGGACCAGGTAAACATCGACGGTGTCTCGGGCTTCGTGGAGGACATACACGTAATTTCAACAGTCGTAAGGACGTACGATGGGGTTTACGTCAGAATACCCAATGAGAAGGTGTTCACGTCCAACATTACGAACTACGTTGCAAACGTCGCAAGGAGATTCGAATACGTCGTGGGCATTCGCTATGCAGATGACGCGGAGAAAGCTATTGAAATAATCCGCAGAGTAATCGACGAGCATCCATTTGCACTTCGTAACCCGCCGCCACAGGTATTTGTCAATGAGCTTGCGGAGAGTAGTGTTAATATAGTCGTGAGGGTATGGGCACCCTCTGCTGTCTGGTTCGACGTTAAGACGGAACTGCTGTGGAGGATAAAAACGGCCCTCGAGGCCGAAGGAATTGAAATTCCATTCCCACAGAGGGTCATCTGGTTTGCAAACGCAGGAGGAGGTGTTGATGTTGAGTCTGGAAAAGATGTTCCTGCACGAGAAGACGGTTGA
- a CDS encoding transglutaminase domain-containing protein, producing MRDELLRLGGLLLFIAAVSILIGFISSLDFSNTGLAGFIGGGPHEGEGVPVVPIPSSFSDAKLCNLSATSNPPSTPVFFVEGLNSYTNHLRLFTAKDYVNGVWVEEEVDYDDPMDRGGEHVTRYRVTPIIPFERHIPVAKDTFFVTAKAGYSKKTSTYLVDNFSTPYTAFSSAYLPKAEKATNDAEYLELSCEEVEKIRELALKVTEGAENDYEKAKMIEEFLKNNYEYGFTTYGSKPLYEFLFVKKKGICKHFATAFVMMCRSVGIPARAVFGYLAKPVEYNQTVLASQAHAWAEAKFENGWVEFDPTPAPKRIRTVTEITYADPVVRQGENLTVRGVVKAESGVPSGYVEIYIKRDKNEDGKLLTLVPVENGMFNATVKVNTTGEYHIVAHYLGSMLFSSSWSDPVVKIYGVPEIRVNLSDRVAAGRCLISGSVFTDKPLNGTVELYVDGKKYEKSFNGNFEFVVELSEGKHRIRIYYPGSEQDYILPASYEKVVEAGKVEIFVDNTTAVSGYAWIANASVYFNGEPVKTLMVFSSPFFNFSAVGERIEIRQPVPDIEPSKINVTCYLPEFGYRQNIELRVKETTRIHVEAKGNTITARLTDSRGNPVEGVLYIDGKEVFASDGIARLSFERMPDRIEVIFPGNDLYMPSKAKWEKPFPFWLLLLPLPAVVFFVLRMRGGDTIRFEYEEPCIWMPSDEVEIIVRTDDRKGKKSGKGIIRLMLDGEGVGFSENGLVFKATFPEEGEHVLVAERLEGTKVKERKEFRFKILDYRRAIAEVFGELVKDVEKKKGVSLKNATAREVLSMLGVEDRGILSFFEPVRYGRKGGGRKELVEFYRLCKEVKKHVGS from the coding sequence ATGAGGGATGAACTGCTCAGACTTGGCGGGTTACTCCTTTTCATCGCAGCAGTTTCAATCTTAATTGGCTTCATCTCATCCCTTGACTTCAGCAATACCGGCCTTGCTGGCTTCATTGGAGGAGGGCCTCACGAGGGGGAGGGTGTTCCCGTAGTACCCATCCCGTCATCGTTCTCCGATGCGAAGCTCTGCAACCTCAGCGCAACGAGCAATCCACCATCGACACCCGTTTTCTTCGTTGAGGGTCTTAACTCTTACACCAATCATCTCCGGCTTTTTACGGCAAAAGACTACGTAAACGGGGTCTGGGTTGAAGAAGAAGTGGACTACGACGACCCGATGGATAGAGGAGGTGAGCACGTAACGAGGTACAGGGTTACGCCCATAATTCCCTTCGAGCGTCACATACCCGTAGCCAAGGATACGTTCTTCGTTACTGCAAAGGCAGGCTACAGCAAGAAGACATCAACGTACCTTGTGGACAACTTCTCGACTCCATACACAGCATTCTCATCCGCATATCTCCCAAAGGCTGAGAAGGCTACAAACGATGCTGAATACCTCGAGCTGAGTTGCGAAGAGGTGGAAAAGATAAGGGAGCTGGCGTTGAAGGTGACAGAAGGCGCTGAGAACGACTACGAGAAGGCAAAGATGATCGAGGAGTTTTTGAAGAATAATTACGAATACGGCTTTACAACCTACGGCAGCAAACCCCTCTACGAGTTCCTGTTTGTCAAGAAGAAGGGAATATGCAAGCACTTCGCAACGGCCTTCGTCATGATGTGCCGCTCGGTCGGAATTCCCGCAAGGGCAGTCTTTGGCTATCTCGCCAAGCCGGTGGAGTACAACCAGACTGTTCTTGCGTCTCAGGCCCATGCATGGGCGGAGGCAAAGTTCGAGAATGGCTGGGTTGAGTTCGATCCGACGCCAGCACCAAAGCGAATCAGGACCGTGACGGAGATAACGTATGCGGACCCCGTTGTAAGACAGGGGGAGAATCTAACAGTTAGGGGTGTCGTTAAAGCTGAATCCGGCGTACCCTCCGGTTACGTGGAGATTTACATAAAGAGGGACAAGAACGAGGATGGAAAACTCCTCACCCTCGTTCCCGTGGAAAATGGAATGTTTAACGCAACAGTTAAGGTGAACACCACCGGGGAGTACCACATAGTCGCCCACTACCTCGGCAGCATGCTCTTCAGCTCGTCCTGGAGTGATCCAGTAGTCAAGATTTACGGTGTGCCGGAGATAAGGGTCAATCTCTCCGATAGGGTTGCTGCTGGCAGGTGTTTAATCTCGGGAAGTGTCTTTACTGATAAACCGCTGAATGGAACGGTGGAGCTTTACGTTGACGGAAAGAAGTATGAGAAATCGTTTAACGGAAACTTTGAGTTCGTGGTTGAGCTTTCAGAGGGCAAGCACAGAATCAGAATTTACTATCCTGGCTCAGAGCAAGACTATATACTGCCAGCGAGCTATGAAAAGGTTGTTGAAGCCGGGAAGGTTGAAATCTTCGTAGATAACACCACTGCCGTTTCGGGCTATGCGTGGATTGCAAATGCGAGCGTGTACTTCAACGGAGAGCCGGTTAAAACACTCATGGTGTTCAGCAGCCCATTTTTCAATTTCTCGGCTGTAGGTGAGAGAATCGAGATAAGGCAGCCAGTACCTGATATTGAGCCATCAAAAATCAACGTTACGTGTTATTTGCCTGAATTCGGTTACAGACAAAACATCGAACTCAGAGTTAAGGAAACAACGCGGATACACGTGGAAGCGAAAGGCAACACCATAACTGCAAGGCTGACTGACTCAAGGGGGAACCCCGTCGAAGGGGTGCTCTATATTGACGGTAAGGAGGTTTTTGCGTCTGACGGCATTGCAAGACTGAGCTTCGAAAGAATGCCCGACAGGATTGAGGTAATATTTCCAGGAAACGACCTTTACATGCCCTCGAAGGCTAAATGGGAAAAACCATTCCCCTTCTGGTTGCTCCTCCTGCCTCTCCCCGCCGTGGTCTTCTTCGTCCTCAGGATGAGAGGAGGAGATACGATACGCTTCGAGTACGAGGAGCCCTGCATCTGGATGCCTAGCGACGAGGTGGAGATTATTGTCAGGACGGATGATAGAAAGGGTAAGAAAAGCGGAAAGGGAATAATCAGGCTAATGCTCGACGGAGAAGGGGTAGGCTTCTCGGAGAACGGGCTGGTGTTTAAAGCTACGTTTCCTGAAGAGGGGGAACACGTGCTCGTTGCCGAAAGGCTTGAAGGAACGAAGGTAAAGGAGAGGAAGGAATTCAGGTTCAAAATCCTCGATTACAGAAGAGCTATAGCTGAGGTATTCGGAGAACTCGTGAAAGATGTGGAAAAGAAAAAGGGTGTTAGCCTCAAAAACGCAACCGCAAGAGAGGTCTTGAGTATGCTTGGTGTCGAGGATAGAGGGATACTCTCGTTCTTTGAGCCGGTGAGGTACGGGAGGAAGGGAGGAGGCAGGAAAGAACTCGTCGAATTCTACAGGCTCTGCAAGGAGGTGAAGAAACACGTCGGCAGTTAG